The Chloracidobacterium sp. nucleotide sequence GGCGTGATCGCCGGAAATGTCCCGCGCATCAATAGATCCAGGATCGTCTCCGCATCCCGTGGTCGTTCTTGTGTCTCGATAATGCTGCTCGACGGATCATCCTAGGGTCTCCGATCTTGAGCGTCATTCCATTGTCAAAGAGCAACTTCTCAAACCACCACAGCGATCCCGTGGCCTCCGTTCCAATAACCGCGTCCTTTCCGCACTTGCGGTAAAACGCCTTTATCCCCGCCTTATCGCTATGAAGAAACCGCTTATATCTGATCTCTCCATCCGCTTCATCCACAAAAGCAAGCGTCTGCTCATATGGATGAAAGTCAACCCCAATGTATACTGCCATTGTTGATCTCGCGGGTTGTTATTCTTTTGTCAGAATTCGAGTTTACACAAAAACTCGACTCCCGCGAGGTCAACACTTCATAGCATCAGACATGCGATAGTGCGATTCTCTTTCAAACCCATACTGCTCGACCGTTTGACCGATCCGGGTCGGCGTGTCGATGCAGCGATGCGGGTCACGACTTCGGTACTGTGATCATTCATTAAACTTCTCCGGACATTGACCTTCTACTTCGATGCGATGAATTGAAAGCGTGATGTCTTTTGGCCCGTTCGCCGTCCGTGGGGTTTCGCTCAAAATTATCAGATTCCCCTCCTTACCAAGGAGGGGTGGCAGTGGCCGTCTTTTGGCCGCTGACGGGGTGGTTCTCTCACGCATTTCACGCTCCACACTCAAAGGACTCGACAGACTCCATAGGGCGTCAACCAAGCTGAATTCCTGATCGACGCTTGAGAACCACTCCGTCATCCCGATAGAAAGCATCGGGATGCCACCTCTCCTTTGTAAGGAGAGGAGTTTTTCAGACCATAGCTGATCTTTCGTGACGGGCGTTGCATCTATGCGACATTACTGTATCCCTGCAATTTATGATATAATTTAAATATTCAACAGATCTTTGAAAACCCAAGACGGAGGCAACGCCCGTTCGGGCACCAGCACCACGTGAGTACTCGGGAGAAATGGCGAATAACGAATGTCGAATACGGAATAGCAACAGTCGCTGTTTGTAACCGAAAGAAAAAGGGCAGGTTTAGCGGAAAACAGCCGTGCCATTTTTGAAGCGGTGTTACTTGCACAACGTAAAAATGGCACGATTTGTCGCTGCAAATGCTTTGGTAACAATCGGTTACAAGCGTCCCGCGTGTGCAAAAATGGCACGATTTATGGCACGAATTTTGGCACGGTCGAGGCCATACGGCACTACGTAATTCTACTCACCCGAATTTTCGCGGGCTATCGCGTAAAGAGCGGACTTGACTTGAAACGGAGTGAGATTGGGATACCCTTCGACAAATCGTGCAACTACGCCGCTGATATGCGGGCAGGCAAAGCTGTTGCCGGTCAGGTTTCGATGTCCGCCGCCAAGCCACGACGTGCGTACGTTTACCCCCGGCGCCGTGAGTTCGATGATCTGACCATAATGAAATCCGAATTTGAGCGGATCAGTTTCCTCGCTCTTTATCACCGAGATCAGCGATGACGAGAATACGGACGGAAAGCTCGGTTGCGGCAGATTGTTGGCCGCAGCAACGACGATACATCCTGCTTGGTACGCCCGATCGAGCATATCGTGCAATGGGGCAAAAAATTGCGGCTTGGTCGTACCCAAACTTAGATTTATGACCTTGTAACGTTGCTTGATCGCATATTCGAGACCTGCGATAAAAACCTGGCCATCACCGAGTCCACCGGCACCGAGGACCTTGATACTGGCAAATTTTGCATCGGGTGCGATCTTAGCGACTATACCCGCACACGCAGTACCGTGCCCTGCCGAATCACCCTCGGCCGACGGATCGAAAAAGACCCGATTCCCTTCCACACGGGCGTCGACCGACTCGATCACTTTGCCCTTTAATTCGGGGTGATCAGCATCGATGCCGCTATCCACGATCGCCACGGTCACGCCCCTGCCGGTCGCATCGCGCCAGTCGTGCCGCGGCTTAAAGTACCCCGACATTGTGGACATAAATTGTGATTCATCGACCGGCATATGATCGTTTGGACGACACGCTAAGTAAATTTCAATAGTTCATAAAGCTCGTCGAAGCTTTTGTGTCCGAGTACCGAAGTATCGTCTCCAGCAATTCGCGGCAAAGTTTGCGTTCGGCGTCGCCAAGCGATGCGACCTCGCGGACCAGGACCGAAAGGTCAAGACGCTCGCGGCTTTCGCCGGCATCCCGCAACTCCGCGACCCATTTGCGCACCGACGAAAAATCCATAACGCCGTCATTGCTCAGAACCTTATCGCTCAGGTCGCTGAACAAACGAGCCGAGTGGTAGGCATTGACCATAGCCGCGATCGCATCTGCGTAGATCGCTGCCCGGTCCATCTCATCCGGAGTAAAAGGGTTAAATGGCGGGTCGCCCTTGCGATTGATATATTCGAGCACCCCGATCACTTCGCCGCCATACCTCAACGGTGTGGCGAGTATCGTCTGGGTCGAAAAGCCGGTCGCCCGATCGACCTCGGCGTAAAAGGTATTGTCGTCGCCGACATCCGTGATGGCCATCGGTTGCCCCGATGAAAGCACAAAGCCGGCGATGCCCTTTCCGGACGGCACGGTCATTCCGATCAGACGATCGGCCACACGCCCGATCGCGGCCAGGAATCGAAGATCGCCGCCACTGCCCTCTCGTACCAGCACGGACGCTTCGTCCGAGTTCATACTCGCCGCCGAGGACACCAGCAGTTCGTTGATCGAACTCGTGAACGGTTCGGACATCAACCTTGCAATATCGATCGTCTCGATCAATTGCTGAAGTTTGGCGGATAGCCCGCGATCGTCGAGTTCGGACATAGGTGCATTTTGAATCAAATCGTAGGCATTATCAAACGTTCAGTGGGTTAATAAATTTACTGGAATCTACGCCCCTTTCGTTCTTTTAGCTATGCAACTTGTAACGAGACGGAGATTGTCAGCACGTCGTCCTGCCACCGACCGGCGGACCGTGTTAGTGCGGTGTATTAAGTATGAGGCGATCCATTTGGATTCTTTGCGTTTTGGCTATCGCGTTGCCCACCGCGCTGACCGCCCAACGGACACTTTTATCGGCTCCGGGCAAAGGCTCCGATCCCGATCCTTTTCGGATAGCTGCAGGTTCTACATTTTCAGCCTCCGCCCCGTCCGGACACCGTGCCGAAATTGCACTTGCTGCCACTACCGAGCGACGGCAGATCGTCGAGGAACTAGACGAGGCACAGCGACTGATACAGGGCAACTATGCCGGTGGCCCAAAGCCGCGCACCGAAGAACTGACGCGATCGGCACTGACCTCTCTGCTACATCAACTCGATCCGCATTCAAACTTTTACGATCGATCGGAGTGGAAAGCTCTGCTCGATGAACAGCGGAGCGGTTATGCCGGCATAGGTGCGTCACTATCGACTTTTGCACGCAATTCGAGCGTCGATACCTATATCGTTTCAACATTTGAACGAACCCCCGCACGACTTGCCGGGCTGCATTTTGGCGATCGGATCGTTGCAATAAACGGCACCAACGTCGAAGGCCGATCGACGGAAGAGACGCGGGACAAGATCCGTGGGCCGATCGGTACAATTGTCCG carries:
- a CDS encoding S8 family serine peptidase: MPVDESQFMSTMSGYFKPRHDWRDATGRGVTVAIVDSGIDADHPELKGKVIESVDARVEGNRVFFDPSAEGDSAGHGTACAGIVAKIAPDAKFASIKVLGAGGLGDGQVFIAGLEYAIKQRYKVINLSLGTTKPQFFAPLHDMLDRAYQAGCIVVAAANNLPQPSFPSVFSSSLISVIKSEETDPLKFGFHYGQIIELTAPGVNVRTSWLGGGHRNLTGNSFACPHISGVVARFVEGYPNLTPFQVKSALYAIARENSGE
- a CDS encoding GAF domain-containing protein, whose product is MSELDDRGLSAKLQQLIETIDIARLMSEPFTSSINELLVSSAASMNSDEASVLVREGSGGDLRFLAAIGRVADRLIGMTVPSGKGIAGFVLSSGQPMAITDVGDDNTFYAEVDRATGFSTQTILATPLRYGGEVIGVLEYINRKGDPPFNPFTPDEMDRAAIYADAIAAMVNAYHSARLFSDLSDKVLSNDGVMDFSSVRKWVAELRDAGESRERLDLSVLVREVASLGDAERKLCRELLETILRYSDTKASTSFMNY